A window from Engraulis encrasicolus isolate BLACKSEA-1 chromosome 13, IST_EnEncr_1.0, whole genome shotgun sequence encodes these proteins:
- the LOC134461318 gene encoding uncharacterized protein C2orf80-like, whose protein sequence is METRKLKRDVEALLGDYIGQRLRENGFDPKGKGASTMLDDLAHYDLAISVALWWLNKEDGKDLLENFMISPGDIQYPNHKEREAMILSSFAGLIMNSLPVEDILSLYSCKPVAAYPQNLTKSAIVHPFSLSYHPFAMLGSYKAVDRSRKHTERLKRWKSIHCKPEQPPALPSPSSSSESSFSDSGDSLTEKTENYEGSQESLQD, encoded by the exons ATGGAGACCAGAAAACTGAAAAGAGATGTTGAAGCATTACT TGGTGATTACATTGGCCAGCGACTAAGAGAAAATGGATTTGACCCCAAAGGGAAAGGAGCATCTACCATGTTGGATGACCTT GCCCATTATGATTTGGCTATTAGTGTCGCGCTGTGGTGGCTGAATAAGGAGGATGGCAAAGATCTCCTGGAAAATTTTATGAT AAGCCCTGGAGACATACAGTATCCCAACCACAAGGAGAGAGAAGCCATGATCCTCTCCTCCTTTGCTGGCCTGATCATG AACAGCCTGCCAGTAGAGGACATCTTGTCTCTGTACAGCTGCAAGCCGGTTGCTGCTTATCCTCAAAATCTAACGAAG AGTGCCATTGTTCACCCCTTCAGCTTGTCTTACCATCCATTTGCCATGCTCGGCTCCTATAAGGCAGTGGATCGGTCACGCAAACACA CTGAAAGGCTGAAACGTTGGAAGTCCATCCACTGCAAACCTGAGCAACCGCCAGCACTGCCATCACCTTCAAGCTCCTCTGAATCCTCTTTCTCA GACAGTGGGGATTCCTTAACTGAGAAGACAGAGAATTATGAGGGGTCCCAAGAATCTCTTCAGGACTGA